A single genomic interval of Antarcticibacterium arcticum harbors:
- the ribD gene encoding bifunctional diaminohydroxyphosphoribosylaminopyrimidine deaminase/5-amino-6-(5-phosphoribosylamino)uracil reductase RibD, translating into MKIHEKYINRCIQLAQNGLGTTYPNPMVGSVLVYKENIIGEGWHRAAGEPHAEVMAIRSVKNRDLLKKATIYVSLEPCSHYGKTPPCSDLIIASGIKKVIIGTIDPFAKVAGKGIKKLMDAGCEVTLGVLDKECQALNKRFFTFHKKQRPYIILKWAQTRDGFIAPETRDSRKPVWITGALSNQLVHKWRSEEQGILIGTNTAVEDDPKLNTRLWDGPDPTRIIIDKNLRTPIDSCVYDQSVKTIFICAKHQAKDVQIDQGKHQLIFAEIDFEAEIASQICEILCRHEIQSVIIEGGTRTLQTFIQAGLWDEARIFTGNIDFKSGVKAPEFQGNFKEQYRTGVDTLMIYSND; encoded by the coding sequence GTGAAGATACACGAAAAATATATAAATAGGTGCATCCAACTCGCCCAAAACGGGCTGGGAACCACCTATCCCAATCCCATGGTTGGGAGCGTTTTGGTGTATAAGGAAAATATCATTGGAGAAGGCTGGCACCGCGCAGCGGGAGAGCCGCATGCAGAGGTAATGGCCATACGCTCAGTTAAAAACAGGGACCTCCTTAAAAAGGCCACCATCTACGTAAGCCTGGAACCCTGCAGCCATTATGGCAAAACTCCTCCCTGCAGCGATCTTATAATTGCCAGTGGTATTAAAAAAGTAATTATTGGCACCATTGACCCGTTTGCAAAAGTAGCAGGGAAGGGAATAAAGAAATTAATGGATGCAGGTTGCGAGGTGACCCTTGGGGTGCTGGATAAGGAGTGCCAGGCCCTGAACAAACGCTTTTTTACTTTTCATAAAAAGCAACGGCCATATATTATCCTGAAGTGGGCACAAACCCGGGACGGTTTTATTGCACCGGAAACCCGGGATAGCAGAAAACCGGTTTGGATCACCGGAGCTTTATCCAACCAACTGGTTCACAAATGGCGCAGCGAGGAACAGGGAATTTTAATTGGTACCAATACAGCGGTAGAGGACGATCCTAAATTGAATACCCGGTTATGGGATGGCCCGGATCCTACCCGTATCATAATTGATAAAAATTTACGCACCCCCATAGATTCCTGTGTATATGATCAAAGTGTAAAAACTATTTTTATCTGCGCAAAGCACCAGGCAAAAGATGTACAAATCGACCAGGGGAAACACCAGTTAATTTTTGCTGAAATAGATTTTGAAGCTGAAATTGCCTCCCAAATTTGCGAGATCCTGTGCCGGCACGAGATCCAGTCGGTTATAATCGAAGGCGGCACCCGTACTCTTCAAACTTTTATACAGGCCGGGCTGTGGGATGAAGCGCGTATTTTCACCGGAAATATCGATTTTAAGAGCGGAGTAAAGGCACCGGAATTTCAGGGGAATTTTAAGGAGCAGTACAGAACAGGAGTAGACACCTTGATGATATACAGCAATGATTAA
- a CDS encoding GNAT family N-acetyltransferase, whose product MNSFKIREIEPRDNREIAAVIREVLVEMGVPKIGTAYEDKSLDDMHSTYQNKNERYFVVEEEGKLIGGCGIAPLLKADESICELQKMYFLPVARGRGIGAGMMKKCLDFARTAGYKQCYLETLPYMEHARKLYARTGFKSLDKPMGNTGHYNCTMWMLLDL is encoded by the coding sequence ATGAATAGTTTTAAGATACGTGAAATAGAACCGCGGGACAACAGAGAAATAGCTGCGGTGATACGGGAAGTTTTGGTAGAAATGGGAGTTCCAAAAATAGGGACAGCTTATGAAGACAAATCCCTTGATGATATGCACAGCACTTATCAAAATAAGAACGAGCGGTATTTTGTGGTAGAGGAAGAGGGGAAACTTATTGGCGGGTGCGGCATTGCTCCACTCCTTAAGGCAGATGAAAGCATTTGTGAGCTTCAAAAAATGTATTTTCTACCCGTGGCTCGTGGCCGTGGCATTGGGGCCGGGATGATGAAAAAATGCCTGGACTTTGCAAGAACTGCAGGGTATAAACAATGTTACCTTGAAACCCTTCCATATATGGAACATGCACGAAAACTTTATGCGCGAACCGGGTTTAAATCACTTGATAAGCCTATGGGAAATACGGGACATTATAACTGTACAATGTGGATGTTGCTGGACCTGTAA
- the prmC gene encoding peptide chain release factor N(5)-glutamine methyltransferase — MLISVFKKEFQDRLIKEYPIEEINSFFHLLTEAFLGLSRLDLALDPAREIPATHKRKFEDAMERLSHHEPIQYIIGKTEFFGLPFIVDPNVLIPRPETEELVSWILEDVKKREKKEISILDIGTGSGCIAISLARNLPAATVTAIDVSAAAIEIAKTNAQLNNVAVNFLHQDILTCTNLPHDYDVIVSNPPYVRELEKQEMQRNVLENEPHLALYVKDEDPLIFYRKITKLARSALLPGGVLYFEINQYLGQETKELLNNEGFKAGLKKDIYGNFRMLKGE; from the coding sequence TTGCTAATATCAGTTTTCAAAAAAGAGTTTCAGGATCGTTTAATAAAGGAATATCCAATTGAGGAAATAAATTCCTTTTTTCATCTGTTAACCGAAGCTTTTCTGGGGCTTAGCCGTCTTGACCTTGCACTAGATCCTGCAAGGGAAATTCCTGCTACCCACAAGAGGAAATTTGAAGATGCTATGGAGCGTCTGTCTCATCATGAGCCCATCCAGTACATTATTGGTAAAACAGAATTTTTTGGACTGCCCTTCATTGTAGATCCAAATGTATTAATACCACGGCCTGAAACCGAAGAACTTGTTTCCTGGATCCTTGAGGATGTTAAAAAGCGGGAAAAAAAAGAAATTTCAATTTTGGATATTGGCACGGGCAGCGGTTGTATTGCCATAAGTCTGGCCAGAAATCTTCCCGCTGCAACTGTGACCGCCATAGATGTTTCTGCAGCGGCCATAGAGATCGCAAAGACAAATGCGCAGTTAAATAATGTCGCTGTGAATTTCCTGCATCAGGATATATTAACCTGTACTAATCTGCCGCACGATTATGATGTGATCGTATCCAATCCGCCGTATGTGAGGGAATTGGAGAAACAGGAAATGCAACGAAATGTTCTGGAAAATGAACCGCATCTGGCGCTTTATGTAAAAGATGAGGATCCGCTGATTTTTTATAGAAAAATCACGAAATTAGCCAGGAGCGCTCTTTTACCCGGAGGGGTATTATATTTCGAGATCAATCAATATTTGGGACAGGAAACCAAAGAGTTGCTTAACAATGAAGGGTTCAAAGCAGGATTAAAAAAGGATATCTACGGAAATTTTCGAATGCTTAAAGGGGAGTAA
- a CDS encoding LOG family protein — MEAHNKIHSLAVFCASSDGTDSFIFEDAYEVGVFLARHKIELIYGGSKLGLMGQVARGALENNGIVTGVIPEFLKTKEVVHTGLSNLITTQDMHQRKLKMHDLSDGFIALPGGFGTLEELFEILTWAQLGLHKKPIGILNSHGYYDDLLEMMNNMVRKGLLREEYMNLVLVSGSILELYENMLNFKPMPVPKWMNKDQT, encoded by the coding sequence TTGGAAGCTCATAATAAAATACATAGTCTTGCTGTTTTTTGTGCGAGCAGCGATGGAACCGATTCCTTCATTTTTGAAGATGCATATGAAGTGGGGGTTTTTCTGGCCCGTCATAAGATCGAACTCATCTACGGCGGAAGCAAACTTGGCCTTATGGGCCAGGTGGCAAGAGGAGCATTGGAGAACAATGGTATAGTTACCGGGGTTATACCCGAATTTTTAAAGACGAAGGAAGTAGTGCATACCGGTCTCTCCAATTTAATTACTACCCAGGACATGCACCAGCGAAAATTAAAGATGCATGACCTCAGCGACGGCTTCATTGCGCTCCCAGGGGGCTTTGGTACTTTGGAGGAGCTTTTTGAAATCCTTACCTGGGCACAACTGGGCCTGCATAAAAAACCCATAGGGATCCTGAACAGCCATGGATATTATGATGACCTGCTGGAAATGATGAACAATATGGTGCGCAAAGGATTGCTTAGGGAAGAATATATGAACCTGGTTCTGGTATCAGGCAGCATTCTCGAACTTTATGAAAATATGCTGAATTTCAAACCTATGCCTGTTCCAAAATGGATGAATAAAGACCAAACTTAA